The DNA sequence TTTGtctctcagcacaggtttcttcttCCAACTTTCCTTTTTAAAGTTCGTGGATAAGTCTTAAAAATCGGCTGTGCTTACGGTTCAAACGAGAGCCTGCACTTTCGCCTGTGTTGGGAATATGTTCCAATCCTCTTTTGGGGTTAAGTTTATTTTATATTCGAAAGTACTACATGAAGCCCGAAAGGAacatgtattattttttttattttattaattatttatttatttgattttttaccTCTGTTGACCGAAAGGCCGGAAgcattaatgccatttttttctccttttttttcagtatttttttcctgtgtgtccactacgtattctagttcttcctatagcatgatgaaataaccagtttcaacctagcGTCTGTATCATAacaaccattattattgttgacaatgaagtcaattttcaataataatattgctcattttacacataacaactgcattgtgagtttaagacttggtatttcatcatgctacaagaagtttaacaaggaactccagcttcaacaaggaacaaaaatgctgaaaaatattctgtctgtcatggtgtaaaaaattttggtggcccaccccttaccttccctggaattttcatggcccaccccaagaacactcattttttttcgtggccccccccccctgccgttaattgtgctcggtccctaatCAGACTAGTACAACAGTCATCTTGACATAACatagccatatttgatttctatCCCAaccaacagtgtttgttttctATTTTACTAGATTTCATCATTTGAAGCAACTTTTTTCATCTGACAAATTTTGACAGATGACTACCACTGCCAGTGTTGGTTTTTTTACACGTGACACCACTGACTGAACTTAGAAAGAACCATTGGTTTTACATGCAGACTATGTTAGTCAACAATGATCAGCTGAATACATGACACCTTTGTTCTgcattttctcctttttttcaaaaattcatttaagCTTTTTTCACCAAACCATTCTTTCTTTGTATCCGTGTCATGCTGTAAATGATATGAGACCTGTCAATCAATCTTGTCAGTATATCTTTTAATACTTTCTACAATATTCATTTgacataaataaaattttgaaaatcgtttaaaattcaagggaagtgtttgataatatatgtgtATCAAAATGTGTCAATTGTGTTGCAAAACCTATGTACGACATCAGGACAAATCCAATAATTATCACTGAGCAAAATTTGCTATTAAAGGGCGTGTCCTCAGGGTTAAATAGtgaattctttcattttctggACTGTTCCTGAAACTCTCTACACACAAGAAGTTGTTCACACCTTGTACTTGAGCCAAGTTTTAACAAAAGCAGGTGAGGGATGCCTGTGTTACAAAATGTAACACAATGACTGCCATACAGCCGTAATTGATctaatcacaaaacaaaatgacatgcacACATCTGTTATCTTGAATTGTATTTGTGCAagattgaacaaaaataaatgaGCTAGGTCTGTATAATAGCTTTTGGACATGAATAATTTCAtctcaaaatggccaccaggaaGCCATATTACATCATATCAAGGAAGCAAATAGCAATGCATGTGTATCCCATTGAACATTGTCCTTTTGCCAAGTTTCAATTAAATCAAATCAGGCATGTTTGAGAAATGACTCTGGATTGACAATGACAGATGCATGGATGACTACACTCACTCTTATGATGAAAAGACAGAACCTAGGTATGTCACACAGGACTTTCTCAGTTGAGACTATTGCTGTACATTTATTGCTGTCATTGCACTTCAGTTCTGGCACAAAACTTCTACTTTACAATCCATTGAGATGTAACGCTCAGTAAAGACAACCTGACAATGTATGTATACCAGTATGACATGTACTACGTAGTTATTTTTATGTGAAGTATCCAGACCCAATAAGGGTAAACCTAGGATGAAATTTGTCGTACAACAATACATGTGTTCTTCATACTGATCAGTCACTGGCATAAAATGACAGAATGCTATGCTTCCTTTCATCAATATAATTGGAATTTAGCAGTAGCACTTAGGACTTTTTAAAGTGTATTTCAGGCAATCTTGTCTTCACAAAACAATCTCCTGGTTTGTAATGCTGCTTTCCGCTCTTTgcttttttatgtaattttgaaatcactATGAtggaatcatcatcatcatcatctgcatcCACAGGGGTtagcacatttcatcttgttcTCCCAGAGTACTTGTAACTGTTGAACTGTGTTGTCAGGAATGCTGTACATATCTGTATGACACACACGGCTACACTGCCACTGTGAATCAACTACATAATGTGGATTCAATGCTGACAACCAAATACCAAGTGAAGTATCTTCACCCTGATATGCATATAAATGCCTAGAACATAAAAGAAACAATGATATCAGCATAAATAATTCATTAAATGCAACTTATTAGCCTGGTAAGCAATGATGTATTATCACTGACAGAAATGTGACAGAAAGTCACGTCTTCCACACATGAACCATTGCGCATCAAACACTAAGAACTTCTGGAATTCTGGAATTGTTGAACTGGAGGGACAGACACATATTGAGTTGCATgaacaaacatacaaatgaaGTCGGCCAATTCAAAAAATTCCTTTTGATATACCTGGTAATCAGTTACAAGTTGGGAATAAAAGATCAAAAGATAAGTTGTTTATCAAACAGTAAATGGatggataaacaaacaaactaattCATACACAAACATGCTCATCAGATATCAGTTTGTGATTTGTATTGTTGATAAACAAACTTACATGGAATTATCTGATATCCACTCCACTAAATCACTTGACAAGACATATCCTGATCCACATGCAAATGCCGGATACTCTGATGCTGTGTATGCAAAATCTGTCCACTTTCCATAATGGTTTATTTCCCAGTGCTTGCGAAATTGACTCCACCATATTCTGGtatgttttttcaaatttcttctaTGAACAGTCTGTAAAATTAATTGTTACCAGTACAATAATTTGACAACAATGAACAGTTGTAATGACAATTCATATCACCAACTTGTACTTACAATTTGCCAACATTACAACATAATATATTTTTATCCACATTGTGCAAATACAACAGCGAATGAAATCAATGTTGTCGATATTTGCTAATTACACTGCATCAGAAAGTTGGAGAATTTTTGGTCTGCCTGAAAATATACTTCATAATTTTATAGACCAGAAGGTCAGAACAGTTTCTGTTTTATTCAGTCAAATACACTAATGTATACTGTCAAATATAATCACCCATAATTTCCGCATCATTGTTAATACAAACATAAAGACAGTGATCCTCTCTGACCAATAGTATCAATTGATCATCTGTGTAACCATTCCCAGTGAGTTTCATGGCCTGCCTCTCAGATTGTAAAGTTTGCAAGAAACACAAAAGCACTCACTTGAAGTATTGCTGTCATGTCTATATAGCAGTCATCATCAGTCTTTAACAGAAAGTCAAATGACACATGTTCTGATGTCCTGCAGAGAATATACAACGGTACATTAATGAACATGAATAGGATCTGGAAAACACATTTCAAAAAGATTTACAATTATACTACCatactttacattttaataaaattcacaatatttgtTCAACCATACTcaacattttaataaaattcaaaattaccatAATACTTAATGCATCCATCATTGTAGACTGCACCCCTGTTGCTTAGCTTTTCTCAGCAGCTGAGTTTCTGGCTGGCCAAGAGGCTAAGGCATTCACCCCACCAACTACGCAACAGTCTACTACTTACTTAGCGTGACAGTCTActgatgtttagtccttcaattaattatatgttttgatacttgtatgcccacagacttggagcaagtctaccaTCATTGTTATTAATTGCACTTCTGATAACTGTAACTCACTACTTTATTCCAAGCTTCAGGGTTGACACTTCCTGGTTCACAACGCCCTACTTGAACTCATCCTTACCTATTTGCATTGATCATCATCTCTTATGTTTGCTACAGTTAGTACCTTCTTTACTCACCAGTTTTGTCTGTGCATGTTGTATTACAATATTTATTACAGTTACTAGCCCAGAGATTGACTTATACAATGTGaggacaaaaatgtacatgacCCTTCAATCTAAATTTAAAAAGCAATTTGTACGTAGATATCTGATTTCACAAGGAGTTATCACATGACCTGTATACTCACCATTTGTAAAAGTGAAGCATCTTCTTTGGAATATTCCGATATATGTCTATTTCATTCACAAGGATAATATCATTGAATTTTGTTATTTCTTCTCTAAGTTGTActtcttcttttttcttttccatcttccAATCttccattatttcattttgttgagaTAGTACAGTTGTCAAAGTCTTGCTGCCtgtcaaaataattttgaaatatttgttatttCATTCTGCAAGAGCAGAATGAAATTAACTGATACGCTATGAGTAATGTGAATATTGCAACACTCGACATTGAGATCGTATCACAAGATGTTTCATTGTCATTTATACTGTGACTGAGATCACTTGAGGAGCTTGTTAAATGACTTACCATGAAGGACAAACATAAAATTGCCTGCTATGTAGTGAAAGATTTCCTCATTCAGTGTCTCTTCTATAACTGGAAATTGATCTTCAATGGTACCAAAACGactgccctaaaaatacaaatgatgTGAAGAGACATTGTTTGTTCAATCATAGTTATGCAGTTCTCAGAAGACAGTAGAGTCAATCTCTGTACAGGCAGTTCAGGGCAGAACCTtttacagtaaacattacagtaaATACAACTGACTGCTCTCAAGATACTTCTTATTGCAGGCATTCTCATGAACTTTCAATCTGCCCACATGTGCGGTGGTTGGATTAACTGATAGATGAAACCAAATTTTAGCAATTTCCATTCAGGACTTCCAAGGTAGCTGTTTAGTAAAAGAGGAAGGCCAATGGTGTTGGTCTGTGTTGTATGTTCACACTACAGAGATGTAACCTCACTGACGTACAAGTACTCCCCATAAAATTCAGATTTTCAGTTATCAGACTGTTAAGATACTGGTACCATAATATTTTGGTGAACGCTACCATAAGTAAACCATGAATGTCTCCATGGTGTTTTAGGTGATAAGTGCTTTTGTATGAAAATGAATGTGTTGCTCTAGATACGAGATTTGTAGTGATTGTTTATGAATTTATGATTGCTATCAGTAGTTTACAAGAACAAACAAGAACACAGTGAATGCTGAAGATGCATGTTTGAACTTTTATCTCTATCTCTAGGATCTCTTCAAATTATATAGTAAacattttttgtgtgtaaatgCTTTGCCAACGTCTTGAATTTACATTTTAGTTACCTTTGGTAAAAAGGCCATGGTTCCAGTGGTAACTGATCCATTGTGCCAACAACTACCATACTAATTGTATGTGTCCAAGCACACCACATCTctgaattatttcaatgaataaattCATGAGTATGTTCATACGTTTTGATAAGCAAATAGTACTGCATTTAGTGTTTACCA is a window from the Ptychodera flava strain L36383 chromosome 11, AS_Pfla_20210202, whole genome shotgun sequence genome containing:
- the LOC139144278 gene encoding UDP-GalNAc:beta-1,3-N-acetylgalactosaminyltransferase 2-like isoform X1; translation: MAHFQLRVLLVVALSAFIGILQTRPFTSVWRIYDIFHKGFTHYDFVIGIVSARENWELRQTLRETWLTAVSEDGTNQTNVLVKFIIGSQVCDIAPSLRQNEYECDLMNITHAVLDKELQALEVHDVATELISQSRPLGQDFLVNLDIVVTRLGIFDHGKDGIQTAHLKVKLYDTIGQEEIVSVEFHGDDPGLLIGQFRFKVIEPYVLPKGFKGTIVAENFTNEDPAKLGVNANISVNDGGGAITFRKGSRFGTIEDQFPVIEETLNEEIFHYIAGNFMFVLHGSKTLTTVLSQQNEIMEDWKMEKKKEEVQLREEITKFNDIILVNEIDIYRNIPKKMLHFYKWTSEHVSFDFLLKTDDDCYIDMTAILQTVHRRNLKKHTRIWWSQFRKHWEINHYGKWTDFAYTASEYPAFACGSGYVLSSDLVEWISDNSMHLYAYQGEDTSLGIWLSALNPHYVVDSQWQCSRVCHTDMYSIPDNTVQQLQVLWENKMKCANPCGCR
- the LOC139144278 gene encoding UDP-GalNAc:beta-1,3-N-acetylgalactosaminyltransferase 2-like isoform X3, with amino-acid sequence MEPIRPSSVLVKFIIGSQVCDIAPSLRQNEYECDLMNITHAVLDKELQALEVHDVATELISQSRPLGQDFLVNLDIVVTRLGIFDHGKDGIQTAHLKVKLYDTIGQEEIVSVEFHGDDPGLLIGQFRFKVIEPYVLPKGFKGTIVAENFTNEDPAKLGVNANISVNDGGGAITFRKGSRFGTIEDQFPVIEETLNEEIFHYIAGNFMFVLHGSKTLTTVLSQQNEIMEDWKMEKKKEEVQLREEITKFNDIILVNEIDIYRNIPKKMLHFYKWTSEHVSFDFLLKTDDDCYIDMTAILQTVHRRNLKKHTRIWWSQFRKHWEINHYGKWTDFAYTASEYPAFACGSGYVLSSDLVEWISDNSMHLYAYQGEDTSLGIWLSALNPHYVVDSQWQCSRVCHTDMYSIPDNTVQQLQVLWENKMKCANPCGCR
- the LOC139144278 gene encoding UDP-GalNAc:beta-1,3-N-acetylgalactosaminyltransferase 2-like isoform X2; the encoded protein is MAHFQLRVLLVVALSAFIGILQTRPFTSVWRIYDIFHKGFTHYDFVIGIVSARENWELRQTLRETWLTAVSEDGTNVLVKFIIGSQVCDIAPSLRQNEYECDLMNITHAVLDKELQALEVHDVATELISQSRPLGQDFLVNLDIVVTRLGIFDHGKDGIQTAHLKVKLYDTIGQEEIVSVEFHGDDPGLLIGQFRFKVIEPYVLPKGFKGTIVAENFTNEDPAKLGVNANISVNDGGGAITFRKGSRFGTIEDQFPVIEETLNEEIFHYIAGNFMFVLHGSKTLTTVLSQQNEIMEDWKMEKKKEEVQLREEITKFNDIILVNEIDIYRNIPKKMLHFYKWTSEHVSFDFLLKTDDDCYIDMTAILQTVHRRNLKKHTRIWWSQFRKHWEINHYGKWTDFAYTASEYPAFACGSGYVLSSDLVEWISDNSMHLYAYQGEDTSLGIWLSALNPHYVVDSQWQCSRVCHTDMYSIPDNTVQQLQVLWENKMKCANPCGCR